ATGGTTAATGGACAAGGTTTCTTCCGGCATGATGATTGGACAAGCAGTTCAATTATTAGAAGGGAATCGTTTGCAGAGTGATGTTCAAAAAGAAATACATTACGATAGAGAAGTTGTTTTAGTGGACGATTTGCTACAAGCTTTGTTAAAATTTGATGAAATTACAACTTCTGCATTGTTAAACGAGGCTTTTAGTATTTATGCAACAGAAAAAGTTATAGCAAGTATTGTTCTTCAAGTGTCAAATAAATTGTTAACGTTAAAAAATAACAATGAAGTTACAATGGTGCAATTCCAATATGTCGTATCATTTTTACAAACTCGTCTTGGGATGGTGTATCATAATGCATCATCATTTTCTTCTATACACAAAGTAGTCGTGTTAGAAAATAATATGTTGAGAGGGTTTGTTTTCTCAACGTATTTACGATTAAAAGGATATGAGGTGATATATATTAGGTCGGGCTTAGCGGAAGAACGTATTTTGTTAGCTGTTGAGCAAATACAACCTACATATGTAGTAGTCTCTCTTGATGATGGACGAGAACTTAAGAACGCGATGAACAATGTGAATTTGTTACAAGAAAAAAATGAGAACTTTTCTGTTTGCTTTATAGGAGAAATAAGTGCTCGAGATCAGTTGAACATTCAAAAAAACCTAATTGGTGATACGAAAGAAGAATGGGATGATTGGTTAAAAATGTTAGAATAGTTGTTCGAAAAGAACCATCTATTTTCTATTTCATATAATAAAAATTATATTCATTGGTTACGTAGGGAGGGTATGAGATGAGGCTGGAACGATTAAATTACAATAAAATAAAAATTTTCTTAACATTTGATGATTTATCTGAACGAGGATTAACGAAAGAAGATTTGTGGAGAAATGCACCGAAAGTACAGCAATTATTTCGTGATATGATGCAAGAAGCAAATAAGGAATTAGGATTTGAAGCGGATGGTCCGATTGCAGTTGAAGTATTTTCTCTACAAGCGCAAGGAATGGTCGTAATTGTAACGAAAGAACATCAAGAAGTCGATACAGATGATGAGTTCCGTGACGAGTTTATTGAAATGCAAGTGACTCTAGATGAAAGCGAACATATACTGTATGAGTTTGCTACACTAGATGACGTAATTAACCTGTCGAATCGTTTATATAACCTTGATGTAACTGGCGGAAAATTATATACGTGGGATGGGCGTTTCTATCTTTGGGTGGAAGAAGAAGAGCAAATTCAATTACTGAAGGCAGATTTTATAGCTATTTTAGCGGAATATGGTAATCCGTCTACAGCAACTATTTATCGCCTCATGGAGTATGGTAAAGAATTAATGGATTCTCAAGCAATTGAACAAATACACAATTACTTTGTGAAAAAACAAAACCTTAGCTAATAAAACAAAGCTAAGGTTTTGTTTTTTATTTTGTTTAAATGTATCAGTTCAAAGTGCTGTATATAAGTAAAATAAAAAATATTTAAATATTTAAGTATTTTACTTTTCTAAAAGCGATAAAAGGACTATAATGATAGTGAAAACGCTTGCAATGTAAAATAGTTTGTATATATTTGTTAGCGTTTTCTATTGCATTCCAAATTTAACGGTGTATACTAGGCAATGAAGGTTTACTAAACAAGTGAAATTACAGGGGGTTTACTTACTATGGTAGCCGAAAAGGGAACTCAAACAAAAACACAACAACAAAGGGAACAACATTTTGAACTATTGAATTCAACACAAATTGTTATTAGTGAAGCGTTAGAAAAATTGGGTTATCCAAACGAAGT
This Bacillus paramycoides DNA region includes the following protein-coding sequences:
- a CDS encoding MerR family transcriptional regulator — translated: MPTLNGKYNIKAVSNIIGIQPSTLRAWERRYQIIAPKRNHAGHRLYTEEHIQILKWLMDKVSSGMMIGQAVQLLEGNRLQSDVQKEIHYDREVVLVDDLLQALLKFDEITTSALLNEAFSIYATEKVIASIVLQVSNKLLTLKNNNEVTMVQFQYVVSFLQTRLGMVYHNASSFSSIHKVVVLENNMLRGFVFSTYLRLKGYEVIYIRSGLAEERILLAVEQIQPTYVVVSLDDGRELKNAMNNVNLLQEKNENFSVCFIGEISARDQLNIQKNLIGDTKEEWDDWLKMLE
- a CDS encoding genetic competence negative regulator, which produces MRLERLNYNKIKIFLTFDDLSERGLTKEDLWRNAPKVQQLFRDMMQEANKELGFEADGPIAVEVFSLQAQGMVVIVTKEHQEVDTDDEFRDEFIEMQVTLDESEHILYEFATLDDVINLSNRLYNLDVTGGKLYTWDGRFYLWVEEEEQIQLLKADFIAILAEYGNPSTATIYRLMEYGKELMDSQAIEQIHNYFVKKQNLS